In the genome of Paracoccus tegillarcae, one region contains:
- a CDS encoding capsular polysaccharide biosynthesis protein has protein sequence MRPTGRNAAGPTARRLFVYNGGFWLRPRLRRIMSLAGWHVTTGLPRPGDTIGIWGASPTAWRGRAVAKRRNAAVVTVEDAFLRSVLPGRSAGAIGSRGPVGLLIDDVGLHFDPSGPSLLTSLVSQGDAFSDQAAEGIARLRAADLSKYNAHLRGHPLPRPGYVLVIDQTRGDASLMGADRALFLRMLTAARDENPGCRILIRSHPETAAGLRPGHLTHDDLRPGDVFCDTPVSPWALVENADAVYAVSSQLGYEALLAGHQPRLFGVPFYAGWGLSRDETAPSRGIATPQALFAASHLLAPTWYDPCLDQLTDFNGALNQIEAEARAYRQDHAGHLAYGMRLWKRPVIARAFGNGKGVRFTDKPTPQVTLCWANRSDEVPQAIRIEDGFLRSRGLGAELTPPLSLVADDLGIYYDPTRESRLERLIAAGPPVAGEARAAKLIDAIRAARLSKYNLSGDEQRLPSKSGPAILVPGQVEDDASIRLGAGREKSNLALLKRVRAENPDALVIYKPHPDVEAGLRPGAISEQDLAHFADHVARQADPIALLEQVDQVWTITSTLGFEALLRGIPVTTLGAPFYAGWGLTRDLGPVPPRRTARPSLTAFAHAVLIAYPRYHDPVTGLPCPPETALARLTDPTTPRGGPALRILAKAQGAMAGYAWLWRR, from the coding sequence ATGAGGCCAACGGGCCGAAACGCCGCCGGGCCAACTGCCCGGCGGCTCTTTGTTTACAACGGCGGGTTCTGGTTGCGCCCGAGATTGCGCCGGATCATGTCGCTGGCCGGTTGGCACGTCACCACGGGCCTTCCCCGTCCCGGCGATACCATCGGCATCTGGGGTGCCTCGCCCACTGCCTGGCGCGGACGGGCCGTCGCAAAACGCCGAAACGCCGCCGTCGTCACCGTTGAAGATGCTTTCCTGCGTTCTGTTTTGCCCGGGCGCTCTGCCGGAGCTATTGGGTCACGCGGTCCGGTAGGGTTGCTGATCGACGATGTGGGGCTGCATTTCGACCCCTCGGGGCCGTCGTTGCTGACCTCGCTTGTTTCGCAAGGCGATGCGTTTTCGGATCAGGCTGCCGAGGGCATCGCCCGATTGCGCGCCGCCGATCTGTCGAAATACAACGCCCACCTGCGGGGCCATCCCCTGCCCCGGCCCGGCTATGTGTTGGTGATCGACCAGACGCGCGGGGATGCCTCGCTGATGGGTGCGGACCGGGCGTTGTTCCTGCGGATGCTGACGGCAGCGCGTGATGAGAATCCCGGCTGCCGGATTCTCATTCGCAGCCATCCTGAAACGGCCGCTGGTCTGCGACCGGGGCATCTGACCCACGACGATCTTCGTCCGGGTGACGTGTTTTGCGACACTCCGGTCTCGCCCTGGGCGTTGGTTGAGAATGCCGATGCAGTCTATGCCGTCAGCAGCCAGTTGGGCTACGAGGCGCTTCTGGCCGGGCATCAGCCGCGCCTCTTTGGTGTGCCCTTTTACGCCGGTTGGGGGCTCAGCCGCGACGAAACCGCCCCATCTCGCGGGATCGCCACGCCGCAGGCATTGTTCGCTGCCAGTCACCTGCTGGCGCCGACCTGGTATGATCCTTGCCTTGACCAGCTGACAGATTTCAACGGCGCGCTGAACCAGATCGAGGCCGAGGCGCGCGCCTATCGACAGGACCATGCCGGGCATCTGGCTTATGGTATGCGGCTCTGGAAACGTCCGGTGATCGCACGGGCCTTTGGCAATGGTAAGGGCGTGCGCTTTACCGACAAACCCACACCCCAGGTCACATTATGCTGGGCAAATCGCAGCGATGAGGTGCCGCAGGCGATCAGGATCGAGGACGGATTCCTGCGATCGCGCGGCCTTGGTGCGGAACTGACACCACCCTTGTCGCTGGTCGCGGATGATCTGGGCATCTACTACGATCCCACCCGTGAAAGCCGTCTTGAACGACTGATAGCGGCTGGCCCCCCGGTGGCAGGCGAAGCCCGCGCGGCAAAGTTGATCGACGCGATCCGCGCCGCGCGGCTGTCGAAATACAACCTTTCCGGCGATGAACAACGTCTGCCCTCCAAGTCAGGTCCCGCAATTCTGGTCCCCGGCCAGGTCGAAGATGATGCCTCGATCCGTCTTGGCGCGGGCAGAGAAAAAAGCAACCTTGCCCTGCTGAAACGGGTTCGCGCGGAAAATCCCGATGCCCTGGTGATCTACAAACCTCATCCAGATGTCGAGGCAGGTCTGCGTCCCGGCGCGATTTCCGAGCAGGACCTGGCGCATTTTGCCGACCATGTGGCACGACAGGCCGATCCCATCGCACTGCTGGAACAGGTCGATCAGGTCTGGACCATCACCTCGACCCTGGGGTTCGAGGCCCTGCTGCGCGGTATTCCCGTCACGACGCTTGGCGCACCTTTCTATGCAGGCTGGGGCCTGACCCGCGATCTGGGGCCGGTGCCGCCGCGTCGCACCGCTAGACCCAGCCTGACGGCATTTGCGCATGCCGTGCTGATCGCCTATCCGCGCTATCACGATCCTGTCACGGGGCTGCCCTGCCCGCCCGAAACCGCGTTGGCCCGGCTGACAGATCCGACAACTCCGCGCGGTGGCCCGGCGCTGCGCATTCTTGCCAAGGCGCAAGGGGCAATGGCCGGGTACGCCTGGCTATGGCGCCGCTGA
- the ribB gene encoding 3,4-dihydroxy-2-butanone-4-phosphate synthase has protein sequence MEYEKPGQVETDWTDAISRVEEIIEDARNGKMFILVDHEDRENEGDLVIPAQMATPDAINFMATHGRGLICLSLLGERIDALGLTLMSPKNSSRHETAFTMSIEAREGVTTGISAHDRARTVSVAIDPTKGAADIASPGHVFPLRAREGGVLVRAGHTEAAIDIARLAGLNPSGVICEIMNEDGTMARLPDLVAFAQRHGLKIGTISDLISYRRRHDNLIAERAQKPVQSVHGGEWMMRIFADETQGAEHIVLTKGDLAEPGPVLVRMHALDPLHDVLGVGREQAGTIGAAMEEIGREGRGVVVLIRDLTNVIVQSGDVGPHVLRQYGLGAQILSALGVSELILLTNSAPVKVVGLDAYGLSIHSTRPIPKD, from the coding sequence ATGGAATATGAAAAGCCAGGTCAGGTCGAAACGGACTGGACCGATGCGATCTCGCGGGTCGAAGAGATCATCGAGGACGCCCGCAACGGCAAGATGTTCATTCTGGTCGACCACGAGGACCGCGAGAACGAGGGCGATCTGGTAATTCCGGCGCAGATGGCAACGCCCGATGCGATCAATTTCATGGCGACCCACGGGCGCGGACTGATCTGCCTGTCGCTTTTGGGCGAGCGGATCGACGCCCTCGGGCTGACCTTGATGAGCCCCAAGAATTCCAGCCGCCACGAGACCGCCTTTACCATGTCGATCGAGGCACGCGAGGGCGTGACGACCGGCATTTCGGCCCATGACCGCGCGCGTACCGTCAGCGTTGCCATCGACCCGACCAAGGGGGCCGCGGATATTGCCTCGCCCGGACATGTGTTCCCTTTGCGCGCGCGCGAGGGCGGTGTTCTGGTTCGTGCAGGCCATACCGAGGCGGCGATTGATATCGCGCGGCTGGCCGGCCTGAACCCTTCGGGCGTGATCTGCGAGATCATGAACGAGGATGGCACCATGGCGCGCCTGCCTGATCTGGTGGCCTTCGCGCAGAGACACGGCCTGAAAATCGGAACCATCAGCGATCTGATTTCCTATCGCCGCCGCCACGACAATCTGATCGCAGAGCGCGCGCAGAAACCCGTCCAGTCGGTCCATGGCGGTGAGTGGATGATGCGCATCTTTGCCGATGAGACCCAGGGGGCCGAGCATATCGTGCTGACCAAGGGCGATCTTGCCGAGCCGGGTCCGGTTCTGGTGCGGATGCACGCGCTTGATCCGCTGCATGATGTGCTTGGCGTCGGACGCGAGCAGGCCGGTACGATCGGTGCCGCAATGGAGGAAATCGGGCGCGAGGGCAGGGGCGTCGTCGTCCTGATCCGCGACTTGACCAATGTCATCGTCCAGTCGGGCGATGTTGGCCCGCATGTGCTGCGTCAATACGGGCTGGGCGCGCAGATCCTGTCGGCGCTTGGCGTGTCCGAATTGATCCTGCTGACCAATTCGGCACCGGTAAAGGTTGTCGGGCTTGACGCCTATGGGCTTTCCATTCATTCCACCCGCCCGATCCCGAAGGACTGA
- a CDS encoding polysaccharide biosynthesis/export family protein, whose protein sequence is MLAAVCLLTACGLPRSGPNKNEIYAGAVERGGDAHVIYVNNHVTRTANFAPSYGFSSAFRSAGAVGADDIRSGDVLGIAIWENVDDGLLASLGSNSTQLQEIQVDSNGNIFVPYAGTIRAAGNTPDQLRQIITDRLSSQTPDPQVTVARVAGDGATVSVIGKVMAQGVYPIERPTRTLSAMLARAGGVSIEPEIAVVTVKRGSEAGKISMPELWTQPANDIALRPGDIVLVEEDQRSFTALGAFGGQTRVPLGNETISAIEAIAMVGGLSSTLADPTGVFILRDEPESVATQVLGQPIYGTQRMAYVLDLTRPNGLFLARDFLIRDGDTVYVTEAPYVQWQKTLSAVTGSAATADSLSSLGD, encoded by the coding sequence ATGTTGGCTGCCGTGTGTCTGCTGACCGCCTGTGGCCTTCCCCGCTCTGGCCCCAACAAGAACGAAATTTACGCCGGCGCGGTTGAACGCGGCGGCGATGCCCATGTTATTTATGTGAATAATCACGTCACCCGGACGGCAAATTTCGCGCCGTCCTATGGCTTTTCCAGCGCTTTCCGTTCGGCCGGCGCCGTTGGTGCGGATGACATCAGGTCGGGCGATGTTTTGGGAATCGCGATCTGGGAAAACGTTGATGACGGTTTGCTTGCGTCGCTTGGCTCCAACTCGACTCAGCTGCAGGAAATCCAGGTCGACAGCAACGGGAACATCTTCGTGCCCTACGCCGGCACGATCCGCGCCGCCGGCAACACGCCTGATCAGCTGCGTCAGATCATCACCGATCGGCTGTCCTCTCAGACACCCGACCCTCAGGTGACGGTCGCGCGTGTGGCGGGTGACGGCGCAACCGTTTCGGTCATCGGCAAGGTCATGGCCCAAGGCGTTTATCCGATCGAACGCCCGACCCGTACGCTGTCGGCGATGCTGGCACGCGCCGGTGGTGTGTCCATCGAACCCGAGATTGCGGTGGTGACGGTCAAGCGCGGCTCAGAAGCGGGCAAGATCAGCATGCCCGAACTGTGGACCCAGCCCGCCAATGACATTGCGCTTCGTCCCGGTGACATCGTGCTGGTCGAAGAGGATCAGCGTAGCTTCACCGCACTGGGCGCCTTTGGCGGTCAGACCCGCGTTCCTCTGGGTAATGAAACGATCAGCGCGATCGAGGCGATTGCGATGGTTGGTGGTCTAAGTTCGACCCTGGCGGATCCAACCGGCGTGTTCATCCTGCGTGATGAGCCGGAATCGGTTGCCACCCAGGTGCTGGGCCAACCCATCTACGGGACGCAGCGCATGGCCTATGTTCTGGATCTTACGCGCCCCAATGGCTTGTTTCTGGCACGGGATTTCCTGATCCGCGACGGTGACACTGTCTATGTGACCGAGGCGCCCTATGTTCAGTGGCAAAAGACGCTTTCGGCAGTTACTGGCTCGGCCGCGACAGCGGACAGCCTGTCCAGCCTCGGCGACTAA
- a CDS encoding capsule biosynthesis protein CapA — protein MFLLLQGPHGPFFDRLSKQLRAAGSNVWRVGFNAGDEWFWSDPARFIRHAGPIEEWPAHLSQIIRTRKITDIVIYGDVRPAHATARRAARIHGIRLHVFEEGYLRPYWMTYERGGSNGNSPLMKISVPDMALALRDADDDTLRPPAHWGDMRQHKFYGAFYHLLVMLANRRYPGYRSHRAISVAQEFRLQLRQLVMTPFQILQRRWAERNIRRGGFPYVLVLMQLEHDSSFQAHSPFERMREFTDLCLTEFALHAAKHHHIVFKAHPLEDGRAQNRRNIFQKAVELGISDRVHYVRGGKLATMLSQARSAITVNSTAAQQALWRGLPVKALGTSVFNKPELLPDQSMAEFLQNPQPPNPRSYRHYRCYLLLTSQVPGGFYSARSRAHALRSVVDLMLAPQDPYQALADGCAAHRQQLVDQANQ, from the coding sequence GTGTTTCTGCTTCTGCAGGGACCTCATGGTCCGTTTTTTGACCGCCTGAGCAAACAGCTGCGTGCTGCCGGGTCGAACGTCTGGCGCGTCGGCTTCAACGCTGGCGATGAATGGTTCTGGTCCGACCCGGCGCGGTTCATCCGTCATGCGGGCCCCATTGAGGAATGGCCTGCGCACCTGAGCCAGATCATTCGCACGCGCAAGATCACCGATATCGTGATTTATGGCGATGTCCGTCCCGCCCATGCCACAGCGCGCCGCGCAGCCCGTATTCATGGCATCAGGCTGCATGTCTTCGAAGAGGGTTACCTGCGCCCCTATTGGATGACCTATGAACGCGGTGGTTCCAATGGCAACTCGCCGCTGATGAAGATTTCTGTTCCCGACATGGCGCTGGCCTTGCGTGATGCGGATGACGACACCCTGCGCCCGCCGGCCCATTGGGGCGATATGCGGCAGCACAAATTCTACGGCGCCTTCTATCATCTGCTGGTCATGTTGGCGAACCGCAGATATCCGGGCTATCGCAGTCACCGTGCGATCAGCGTCGCGCAAGAATTCCGTCTCCAACTGCGCCAGCTGGTGATGACGCCATTCCAGATTCTGCAGCGTCGTTGGGCCGAACGCAATATTCGCAGGGGCGGTTTTCCCTATGTTCTGGTCCTGATGCAGCTGGAACATGATTCCAGCTTTCAGGCCCATTCGCCTTTTGAGCGCATGCGGGAATTCACCGATCTTTGCCTGACGGAGTTCGCCCTCCATGCCGCCAAGCATCACCATATTGTCTTCAAGGCACACCCGTTAGAGGATGGTCGCGCCCAAAACCGGCGCAACATCTTTCAGAAAGCCGTGGAATTGGGGATTTCCGACCGCGTTCACTATGTACGGGGTGGCAAACTGGCGACGATGCTGTCGCAGGCGCGTTCGGCAATTACCGTGAACTCGACGGCGGCTCAGCAGGCCTTGTGGCGCGGATTGCCGGTCAAGGCGCTTGGGACATCAGTGTTCAACAAACCCGAACTTCTGCCCGATCAAAGCATGGCAGAGTTCCTGCAGAACCCGCAGCCGCCCAATCCGCGCAGCTATCGTCACTATCGATGCTATCTGCTGCTCACCAGCCAGGTGCCCGGGGGCTTTTATTCAGCCCGCTCGCGCGCGCATGCGCTGCGAAGTGTGGTCGATCTGATGCTTGCACCGCAGGATCCTTATCAGGCGTTGGCCGATGGTTGTGCGGCACATCGACAACAACTGGTAGATCAAGCCAACCAATGA
- a CDS encoding 6,7-dimethyl-8-ribityllumazine synthase produces MASNTEHYTLDLPEFDRPVRLLIVVAPYYKAIADDLVAGAQAVAEAAGAAVDLVEVPGALEIPSAIATAGRLSNYDGFVALGCVIRGETTHYDTVCNDSSRGLTLLGLQGLAIGNGILTVENQTQAEVRADPQQQNKGGGAAAAALHLVALARKWGGSGGRKAHDDLRRHDVIRLAGEMEGPGRT; encoded by the coding sequence ATGGCCTCGAACACCGAACACTATACTCTGGACCTGCCCGAATTTGACCGGCCGGTGCGGCTGCTGATCGTTGTCGCACCTTATTACAAGGCAATCGCCGATGATCTGGTTGCCGGCGCTCAGGCCGTGGCCGAGGCGGCCGGCGCCGCCGTTGATCTTGTAGAGGTGCCCGGCGCGCTGGAGATCCCGTCGGCCATCGCGACGGCGGGGCGGTTGTCCAACTATGATGGCTTTGTCGCGCTTGGCTGTGTGATCAGGGGTGAAACGACGCATTACGATACAGTCTGCAATGACAGCTCACGCGGACTGACATTGCTGGGCCTGCAGGGGCTGGCCATCGGCAACGGGATCCTGACGGTCGAAAACCAGACACAGGCCGAGGTGCGCGCCGATCCGCAGCAACAGAACAAGGGCGGAGGTGCCGCCGCGGCTGCCTTGCATCTTGTCGCTCTGGCGCGGAAATGGGGCGGATCGGGCGGTCGCAAAGCCCATGACGACTTGCGCAGACATGATGTCATTCGTCTGGCAGGCGAGATGGAAGGACCGGGACGGACATGA
- a CDS encoding riboflavin synthase, with protein MFTGIITNIGNVRQVEQRGDMRARIECGYDMTGVDIGASIACDGVCLTVVAKGEDWFDVDISAETIAKTNIGANGWAAGKRLNLERALRVGDELGGHIVSGHVDGIAMIEEMREEGGSVRLTFSAPATLARFVAAKGSVALNGTSLTVNEVDGLRFGVNIIPHTQEVTTWDEAAVGQSVNLEIDTLARYVARLAEAG; from the coding sequence ATGTTTACGGGCATCATCACGAATATCGGAAATGTACGGCAGGTCGAGCAGCGCGGGGACATGCGCGCACGCATCGAATGTGGATACGATATGACCGGCGTAGATATCGGCGCCTCGATTGCCTGCGACGGCGTGTGCCTGACGGTCGTGGCCAAGGGTGAGGATTGGTTCGACGTCGATATATCGGCCGAAACCATCGCCAAGACCAATATCGGCGCAAACGGTTGGGCCGCGGGCAAACGACTGAACCTGGAGCGTGCGTTGCGCGTGGGTGACGAATTGGGCGGCCATATCGTCAGCGGCCATGTCGACGGTATCGCGATGATCGAGGAGATGCGCGAAGAGGGCGGATCTGTCCGGCTGACCTTCTCGGCGCCCGCGACGCTGGCGCGGTTCGTCGCAGCCAAGGGGTCGGTCGCGCTGAACGGTACATCGCTGACGGTAAACGAGGTCGACGGCCTTCGCTTTGGCGTCAATATCATTCCGCACACGCAAGAGGTCACGACCTGGGACGAAGCTGCGGTAGGCCAGTCGGTCAATCTGGAAATCGATACGCTGGCCCGCTATGTCGCAAGGCTGGCCGAGGCTGGCTAG
- the nusB gene encoding transcription antitermination factor NusB gives MNATKSEGKRARSAAARLYAVQALFQMEASGQSADRVQQEFQDHRIGAEYDGEASPDADEALFGRITDDAVTWQSKIDQATDRALVAKWPIDRIDPVIRALFRAAGAELVTPATPPRVVISEYVRLAEAFFPDGREPKFVNAVLDHMAHSLRPEAFGAP, from the coding sequence ATGAACGCGACAAAATCCGAGGGCAAGCGCGCGCGCAGCGCCGCTGCCCGACTTTATGCCGTGCAGGCCCTGTTCCAGATGGAGGCCTCGGGTCAGTCGGCTGACCGGGTTCAGCAAGAGTTCCAGGATCATCGCATCGGTGCGGAGTATGATGGTGAGGCCAGTCCCGATGCCGACGAGGCCCTGTTTGGCCGTATCACCGATGATGCGGTGACCTGGCAGTCAAAGATCGACCAGGCGACCGATCGCGCATTGGTCGCCAAATGGCCCATAGACCGGATCGACCCGGTCATACGCGCACTGTTTCGCGCCGCCGGCGCAGAACTGGTAACGCCGGCCACGCCGCCCCGTGTTGTGATCAGCGAATATGTTCGGTTGGCCGAGGCATTTTTTCCCGATGGACGCGAGCCGAAATTCGTCAATGCGGTGCTGGACCACATGGCGCATTCGCTGCGGCCAGAGGCATTTGGCGCACCCTGA